One Metopolophium dirhodum isolate CAU unplaced genomic scaffold, ASM1992520v1 scaffold1, whole genome shotgun sequence DNA segment encodes these proteins:
- the LOC132953210 gene encoding uncharacterized protein LOC132953210 isoform X1, whose protein sequence is MQLLILTEPTFLNYFTRTTITTQNTDLLAYINTKFVYVENFFKSTITSLYNDIILKQCELERKLLEQRLTLASSSLSEFAYLMGGGPGFTAIKVSEIIYLIKCKKVNVEISQKNNCFNELPVLYNNKTLFMAPKTHILQKFGTQVDCNVLLPPAFELGGDWFAILPNIQEIKKPQKLKPATSWTWSYKNPDFLMNAGIYTQDTMKAFQQHILFPQEVKAATNNIIRQSMGYDTTNQGLQFKYLIDENTIGKMVEDKLFKLWGWFTTVGTFVSGLMGIFFVVKLILTIVDTGINITFLYQTFGWSTKLLAGLFSSITHNLILRSHKHKFMKNQEFDEDSLERKNVQRYTNKTNIYPNIPFEMV, encoded by the coding sequence AtgcagttattaattttaacagaacctacatttttaaattattttacacgaaCAACTATAACTACTCAAAACACTGATTTGTTAGCctacataaatacaaaatttgtttatgtCGAAAATTTCTTTAAATCAACAATTACATCGTTGTATAACGATATAATACTAAAACAATGTGAGCTAGAAAGAAAATTACTAGAGCAACGACTCACATTAGCGTCTTCTAGTCTTTCGGAGTTTGCGTATTTAATGGGCGGTGGACCAGGGTTTACGGCAATAAAAGTCAGTGAAATtatttacttgataaaatgcaaaaaagttaACGTagaaatatcacaaaaaaataattgttttaatgaacTGCCGGTGttatacaataacaaaacattatttatggctcccaaaacacatattttacaaaaatttggAACACAGGTAGACTGCAATGTACTTCTACCACCTGCATTCGAATTGGGCGGTGATTGGTTTGCCATTCTACCAAATATACAGGAAATTAAGAAACCACAAAAGCTTAAGCCAGCTACGTCCTGGACATGGTCGTACAAAAATCCGGATTTCCTAATGAATGCCGGTATATATACACAGGACACAATGAAAGCTTTTCAACAGCATATATTGTTCCCGCAAGAAGTGAAAGCTGCTACGAATAATATAATCAGACAATCTATGGGATATGATACGACTAACCAAGGTCTgcaattcaaatatttgataGACGAAAACACGATCGGGAAAATGGTAGAagataagttatttaaattgtgGGGTTGGTTTACGACAGTTGGAACTTTTGTGTCTGGGCTAATGGGAATATTCtttgttgtaaaattaatattaacaattgttGACAcaggtattaatattacttttttatatcaaaCCTTTGGGTGGAGTACAAAACTTCTGGCAGGATTATTTTCTAGCATTACCCATAATTTAATACTCCGGTCTCATAAGCATAAATTCATGAAAAACCAAGAGTTTGATGAAGACTCTTTGGAAAGAAAAAATGTTCAGCGTTATActaataaaaccaatatttacCCAAATATTCCGTTTGAAATGGTTTAA
- the LOC132953210 gene encoding uncharacterized protein LOC132953210 isoform X2 → MYFNQVLFVVIANIINFTLGFIAYDCGGSNLNITSFDSLEVEKCDIPIPTETQQIQRIQLLQKIETYPVIFKSCLISVDYFITRCSAFEDAQVVEGGYFSDIIELGSARCSEVHQKQSYTFPLRSVVTDLKINETTYVSNTMVGSLDKYGNCKGEHFKSNKGEWENVVVQAKFKILLSEGMATANTKDNILILPTGTKLKLSDNYGIDAFKGETIWSNNNMNCEEHDFSVLYDGPASLVTSNTIDEISKTYTYIVETDKIVFALKKVKKNVCLHRNSSYSD, encoded by the coding sequence ATGTATTTTAACCAAGTACTATTTGTAGTCATTGCAAACATCATAAATTTCACTCTCGGATTTATTGCGTACGATTGTGGAGGGTCGAATCTAAATATCACTTCATTTGACAGCCTGGAAGTAGAAAAATGTGATATTCCAATACCAACAGAAACGCAACAGATAcaacgaatacaattattacaaaaaattgaaacatatccagttatttttaaatcgtgTTTAATATCTGTGGATTATTTTATAACGAGATGCTCGGCGTTTGAAGATGCGCAAGTGGTGGAGGGCGGATACTTTTCTGACATTATCGAACTAGGAAGTGCTCGATGTTCAGAGGTTCATCAGAAACAATCCTATACTTTTCCACTAAGAAGTGTAGTTACAGACTTAAAAATCAACGAAACAACATATGTTTCAAATACAATGGTAGGGTCACTAGATAAGTATGGCAATTGTAAAGGCgaacattttaaatcaaataaagggGAATGGGAAAACGTCGTTGTCcaagcaaaatttaaaatattgttatctgaAGGTATGGCAACAGCGAACACCAAAGATAACATTCTTATACTTCCAACAGGTACAAAActtaaattatcagataattACGGCATTGATGCTTTTAAAGGTGAAACCATCTGGTCAAACAATAACATGAACTGCGAAGAACACGATTTCAGTGTCCTATATGATGGACCAGCGTCATTAGTTACGTCAAATACTATTGATGAAATTTCAAAGACATACACTTATATCGTGGAGACTGACAAAATAGTCTTTGctttaaaaaaagtcaaaaaaaacGTTTGCCTGCACAGGAATTCCAGTTATTCAGACTGA